Proteins from one Coffea eugenioides isolate CCC68of unplaced genomic scaffold, Ceug_1.0 ScVebR1_2367;HRSCAF=3385, whole genome shotgun sequence genomic window:
- the LOC113756469 gene encoding RING-H2 finger protein ATL8-like, with protein MTVISTIAAASLRTLRTILDFHSRSLWSRDDSPNIADQSPELRCVICLRDISSGEKYRVLPECNHGFHVDCIDVWLQKNSTCPLCRCPAPYTSMKLQQHDYELQLLYLHDAILSCFIFLVDHFWTWFVDPIGLDRACEDNYQSLP; from the coding sequence ATGACGGTCATTTCGACAATTGCAGCTGCCAGCCTGAGAACTCTGCGCACAATCCTCGACTTCCATTCAAGATCATTATGGTCCCGCGACGACTCTCCAAATATTGCTGATCAGAGTCCTGAACTGCGGTGTGTAATATGTCTACGTGATATTTCTAGTGGTGAAAAATACAGGGTTCTTCCCGAATGCAACCATGGATTCCACGTTGACTGCATTGATGTTTGGTTGCAGAAGAACTCGACTTGCCCATTATGTCGGTGTCCTGCTCCTTACACTTCGATGAAATTGCAGCAGCATGACTATGAGCTTCAACTTTTGTATCTGCATGATGCtattctttcttgtttcattttcttGGTGGATCACTTCTGGACATGGTTTGTCGACCCAATTGGATTAGACCGAGCTTGTGAGGATAATTACCAGTCGCTTCCATGA